One window from the genome of Xiphophorus hellerii strain 12219 chromosome 16, Xiphophorus_hellerii-4.1, whole genome shotgun sequence encodes:
- the LOC116735487 gene encoding SUN domain-containing protein 3-like, with the protein MDYLLPAADLLPNFALKSQGAKVLQWMPLAAHPGQLQRCGWFGFALEEPFIHPDIVIQGRTRLNPGECWAFEGSQGHLAIALSHRVLISHVTLGHLPKMLSPTGNTWSAPKEFSVYGMREPEQEWTHLGTFIYEEDGDSLQTFELPLYTHSRLLEGAWKFAQPVYICFADLEKAFDCVPLGTLIVSLLVADDVVLLSSSGRDLQPSLEQFAAECEAARMRIGDLLDHCMTGV; encoded by the exons ATGGACTACCTTCTTCCAGCGGCAGATTTGTTGCCCAACTTTGCTCTGAAATCACAAG GAGCAAAGGTTTTACAGTGGATGCCATTAGCCGCACATCCTGGCCAACTACAAAGATGCGGTTGGTTTGGGTTTGCACTAGAAGAGCCATTTATCCACCCAGACATTGTCATCCAG GGGAGGACTCGCCTAAATCCAGGAGAGTGCTGGGCTTTTGAAGGTTCCCAGGGACATTTAGCCATCGCCCTGTCCCACAGAGTCCTTATCAGTCACGTCACCTTGGGTCACCTGCCTAAAATGTTGTCCCCGACTGGTAACACCTGGAGTGCTCCCAAGGAGTTTTCTGTCTAT ggaATGAGGGAACCTGAACAGGAGTGGACTCACCTGGGAACTTTTATCTATGAGGAGGATGGAGATTCGCTTCAGACCTTTGAGCTACCG ctctacacccacAGCAGGCTCTTAGAGGGTGCATGGAAGTTCGCTCAGCCAGTCTACATCTGCTTTGCGGACTTGGAAAAGGCGTTCGACTGTGTTCCTCTGGGAACCCT gattgTGTCTCTGCTagttgcagacgatgtggtcctattgTCTTCATCAGGGCGTGACCTACAGCCTTCTCTGGAGcagttcgcagccgagtgtgaagcagcCAGGATGAGGATCGGTGACCTGTTAGATcactgtatgaccggtgtctgA
- the LOC116735670 gene encoding cyclin-dependent kinase 5 activator 1-like, with protein sequence MGTVLSLSPSYRKAALFEDGPATVGHYTAVQNSKNAKEAAAAAKSLKRPSIISSLPWKRIVAVSTKRKGSKKLQSEVGDGGKGNSPDGHAATTTNSASNSLKLIKSQSCANLTSYSSGQDPSAATTTTSSHLPTSKTVANVAAVVAKKNSLTGPGIPPSTAAGTPKRIIVQASTSELMRSLGEFLCRRCYRLKRLSPTDPVLWLRSVDRSLLLQGWQDQGFITPANVVFLYMLCRDVVSSEVASERELQASLLTCLYLSYSYMGNEISYPLKPFLVEAEKEAFWDRCLEIINRMSGKMLQINTDPHFFTQVFADLKNESKKEEEKTKLLIGLDR encoded by the exons ATGGGAACGGTGCTGTCGCTCTCTCCGAGCTACCGCAAAGCCGCTCTCTTTGAGGACGGCCCGGCCACAGTGGGCCACTACACAGCTGTTCAGAACAGCAAGAACGCCAAGGAGGCTGCGGCAGCTGCTAAGTCCCTCAAGCGCCCCTCCATTATTAGTTCTTTGCCATGGAAACGGATCGTTGCTGTATCAACAAAGAGGAAGGGTTCCAAGAAGCTGCAATCAGAAGTCGGGGACGGCGGGAAAGGGAACTCCCCAGACGGCCATGCAGCCACCACGACCAACTCAGCCTCCAACAGCCTAAAGCTAATAAAGTCTCAGTCCTGTGCTAACCTCACGTCATACTCATCCGGTCAGGACCCCTCGGCTGCCACCACCACTACCTCCTCCCACCTGCCCACCTCCAAGACCGTTGCAAACGTAGCTGCTGTAGTCGCCAAAAAGAATTCCCTCACAGGACCTGGAATCCCGCCTTCCACCGCCGCTGGAACGCCAAAACGGATCATTGTTCAG GCTTCCACCAGCGAACTGATGCGTAGCCTCGGAGAGTTCCTCTGCCGCCGTTGTTACAGACTGAAGCGCTTGTCCCCCACAGACCCGGTGCTGTGGCTGCGCAGCGTGGACCGCTCCCTGCTCCTGCAGGGCTGGCAGGATCAGGGCTTCATCACTCCAGCCAACGTGGTCTTCCTCTACATGCTGTGCCGCGACGTGGTCTCGTCCGAGGTGGCCTCGGAGCGGGAGCTCCAGGCCTCGCTTCTCACCTGCCTCTACCTGTCCTACTCCTACATGGGCAATGAGATCTCGTATCCGCTGAAGCCCTTCCTGGTTGAAGCAGAGAAGGAAGCCTTCTGGGATCGCTGCCTGGAGATCATCAACCGGATGAGTGGCAAGATGCTTCAGATCAACACCGACCCACACTTCTTCACCCAGGTGTTTGCCGACCTGAAGAATGAGAgcaagaaagaggaagagaagactAAGCTTCTCATAGGCCTTGACCGATAG
- the rpain gene encoding RPA-interacting protein isoform X1 yields the protein MDALDRRRALYKGTTPPWKETYRKRCVDRLKNSRSRLLDRYRQMGGEQPRSSSIIVQEVMEEEWSALQPDDQRLPSLWGPHGVAQQMFSVMKECDELAVLEEIHRELMSQEMSIIDEYERNLQFEQQYISSLVEGMDEMHIVCPICHMNNLSFSSSFISCPCGLYINSKKRNISPDVLQRLLEARVSEHMEDCLHSPVFSVTPNTDSHASLMISCQACDYLSVVL from the exons ATGGACGCTTTGGACCGACGTCGCGCTCTTTACAAAGGAACCACTCCGCCATGGAAGGAAACCTACCGGAAG cggtGTGTGGACCGGCTGAAGAACAGCCGCTCCAGGCTGCTGGACAGATACCGGCAGATGGGAGGCGAGCAGCCGCGGAGCAGCTCCATCATCGTCCAGGAGGTGATGGAGGAGGAATGGAGCGCCCTGCAGCCTGATGACCAGAGGCTGCCCTCACTGTGGGGCCCTCACGGCGTGGCACAG CAGATGTTCAGTGTTATGAAGGAGTGTGATGAACTGGCGGTGCTGGAGGAAATCCACCGGGAGCTCATGTCTCAAG AGATGTCTATAATCGACGAGTATGAGAGGAACCTGCAGTTTGAACAGCAGTATATCTCCTCTCTGGTGGAGGGAATGGATGAGATGCATATCGTTTGCCCCATATGTCACAT GAACAACTTGAGCTTCAGCAGCTCTTTCATCTCCTGCCCTTGTGGACTTTACATCAACTCTAAG AAGCGGAACATCAGTCCAGATGTCCTGCAGCGCCTCCTGGAGGCCAGGGTGTCGGAGCACATGGAGGACTGTCTGCACAGCCCGGTTTTCTCCGTAACTCCCAACACAGACAGCCACGCCTCCCTGATGATCAGCTGCCAG GCTTGTGACTACCTGTCTGTCGTCTTGTAG
- the rpain gene encoding RPA-interacting protein isoform X2 has product MDALDRRRALYKGTTPPWKETYRKRCVDRLKNSRSRLLDRYRQMGGEQPRSSSIIVQEVMEEEWSALQPDDQRLPSLWGPHGVAQMFSVMKECDELAVLEEIHRELMSQEMSIIDEYERNLQFEQQYISSLVEGMDEMHIVCPICHMNNLSFSSSFISCPCGLYINSKKRNISPDVLQRLLEARVSEHMEDCLHSPVFSVTPNTDSHASLMISCQACDYLSVVL; this is encoded by the exons ATGGACGCTTTGGACCGACGTCGCGCTCTTTACAAAGGAACCACTCCGCCATGGAAGGAAACCTACCGGAAG cggtGTGTGGACCGGCTGAAGAACAGCCGCTCCAGGCTGCTGGACAGATACCGGCAGATGGGAGGCGAGCAGCCGCGGAGCAGCTCCATCATCGTCCAGGAGGTGATGGAGGAGGAATGGAGCGCCCTGCAGCCTGATGACCAGAGGCTGCCCTCACTGTGGGGCCCTCACGGCGTGGCACAG ATGTTCAGTGTTATGAAGGAGTGTGATGAACTGGCGGTGCTGGAGGAAATCCACCGGGAGCTCATGTCTCAAG AGATGTCTATAATCGACGAGTATGAGAGGAACCTGCAGTTTGAACAGCAGTATATCTCCTCTCTGGTGGAGGGAATGGATGAGATGCATATCGTTTGCCCCATATGTCACAT GAACAACTTGAGCTTCAGCAGCTCTTTCATCTCCTGCCCTTGTGGACTTTACATCAACTCTAAG AAGCGGAACATCAGTCCAGATGTCCTGCAGCGCCTCCTGGAGGCCAGGGTGTCGGAGCACATGGAGGACTGTCTGCACAGCCCGGTTTTCTCCGTAACTCCCAACACAGACAGCCACGCCTCCCTGATGATCAGCTGCCAG GCTTGTGACTACCTGTCTGTCGTCTTGTAG